In Verrucomicrobiota bacterium, a single genomic region encodes these proteins:
- the rpmE gene encoding 50S ribosomal protein L31, translating to MKAGLHPNYNPTTIICACGTAYQTRSTRDNIKIGICSACHPYFTGEQKFIDTAGRIEKFTRRYGNVRATRATKPKLATKA from the coding sequence ATGAAAGCCGGTCTTCATCCCAACTACAACCCGACGACGATCATCTGCGCCTGCGGCACCGCTTACCAGACCCGCTCGACCCGAGATAATATCAAGATCGGTATCTGCTCCGCCTGCCACCCTTACTTCACCGGTGAGCAGAAGTTCATCGACACGGCAGGACGTATCGAGAAGTTCACACGCCGCTACGGCAATGTCCGCGCCACCCGCGCGACCAAGCCGAAGCTCGCCACCAAGGCCTAG
- the prmC gene encoding peptide chain release factor N(5)-glutamine methyltransferase, with amino-acid sequence MMSLLEVLKGASEFLGKQGVESPRLNAEHLLAHVLGLKRMDLYLQFDRPLGETERAPLRDLIRRRGTGIPLQHLLGTVEFCGRTFKSDARALIPRPETEQLVERALTYTNLGSKNSSILDVATGSGVIPLTLALERPDAMISATDISPDALTLARENAVLLGVDRIIFHEADLIPETLSQNSFDLITANLPYIPSAEISTLSREVQHDPLLALDGGADGLDLVRRLAPLAYKCLTPGGHLLLEIGIDQSDEVTTCLAGHNYRDITALPDYQGILRFIEAMKGN; translated from the coding sequence ATGATGTCCCTGCTGGAAGTGCTCAAGGGAGCCTCCGAGTTCCTAGGCAAGCAGGGTGTGGAATCACCCCGACTGAACGCCGAGCATCTGCTAGCCCATGTCCTAGGCCTCAAGCGCATGGATCTCTACCTGCAGTTCGATAGGCCTCTGGGTGAGACCGAGCGAGCTCCCCTGCGGGATCTTATCCGCAGGCGCGGCACCGGCATCCCTCTCCAGCATCTCCTCGGCACCGTCGAGTTCTGCGGACGTACGTTCAAGAGCGACGCCAGAGCCCTGATCCCCCGCCCCGAGACCGAGCAGTTGGTCGAGCGCGCCCTGACCTACACCAATCTAGGCTCCAAGAATTCTTCTATTCTGGATGTCGCCACGGGCAGCGGCGTGATTCCCCTCACACTGGCCCTGGAGCGTCCCGACGCTATGATCAGCGCTACTGACATTTCCCCCGATGCGCTGACACTTGCCCGAGAGAATGCAGTACTGCTCGGAGTCGATCGCATTATCTTTCACGAAGCGGATCTCATTCCTGAGACATTGAGTCAAAACTCCTTCGATTTGATCACAGCCAACCTCCCCTACATTCCCTCCGCAGAGATCTCCACACTCAGCCGAGAGGTGCAACACGACCCTCTGCTGGCGCTCGACGGTGGTGCTGATGGACTTGATCTGGTTCGCAGACTGGCACCCCTGGCCTACAAGTGCCTTACCCCCGGAGGACACCTCCTGCTGGAGATCGGAATCGATCAGTCGGACGAGGTCACGACGTGCCTCGCAGGGCATAATTATCGCGACATTACCGCCCTCCCCGATTACCAAGGAATCTTGCGTTTCATCGAAGCGATGAAGGGCAATTGA
- the prfA gene encoding peptide chain release factor 1, with protein MDFKPLIAKRRQRFEELEKEITDPSLFDDAKKAREVLKEHARVKELISTWDEMESCRAQLIENQELASGTDVEMAELAKAEIEEINARIPKLEQMVLVSLLPPQPDDDRDAIVEIRAGAGGSEAAIFAGDLYRMYTRYAEAAGLRYELIEASPNDAGGFKEVIFQIFGNDVFRRLRYESGVHRVQRVPATEAQGRIHTSTATVAVLPEAEEVDFELRPQDLRIEVCRSGGPGGQGVNTTDSAVQVMHIPTGKIVRCQDGRSQQKNKEKALTILRSRLLEEKREEEAQKYAAHRKSQIGSGGREEKIRTYNFPQNRLTEHRIGVTLYNLDRFMEGEIADLIAAIGAADTQQRLEASAASDSQ; from the coding sequence CTGGATTTTAAACCGCTGATCGCCAAGAGGCGTCAGCGCTTCGAGGAGCTTGAGAAGGAGATCACCGATCCCTCCCTCTTCGACGATGCCAAGAAAGCCCGCGAGGTGCTCAAGGAGCATGCCCGGGTGAAGGAACTCATCTCCACCTGGGACGAGATGGAGAGCTGCCGCGCCCAGCTTATTGAGAATCAGGAGCTGGCCTCCGGGACCGACGTCGAGATGGCGGAGCTGGCCAAGGCCGAGATCGAGGAGATCAATGCCAGGATTCCCAAGCTCGAGCAGATGGTCCTCGTGTCACTCCTGCCGCCCCAACCCGACGACGACCGAGACGCCATCGTCGAAATCCGTGCCGGAGCCGGTGGTTCCGAGGCCGCTATCTTCGCCGGGGATCTTTACCGGATGTACACTCGCTATGCTGAGGCCGCAGGACTCCGCTACGAACTGATCGAGGCCAGTCCAAACGATGCCGGCGGCTTCAAGGAAGTGATCTTCCAGATCTTCGGCAATGATGTCTTCCGCAGGCTCCGTTACGAGAGCGGCGTGCACAGAGTCCAGCGTGTCCCCGCGACCGAGGCCCAGGGCCGCATTCATACCTCCACGGCTACAGTCGCTGTCCTTCCCGAGGCAGAGGAGGTTGATTTCGAGCTTCGCCCTCAGGATCTCCGCATCGAGGTCTGCCGCTCGGGCGGTCCCGGAGGTCAGGGGGTCAATACAACCGACTCGGCCGTCCAGGTCATGCACATCCCCACGGGCAAGATCGTCCGCTGCCAGGATGGCCGGAGCCAGCAGAAGAACAAGGAGAAGGCCCTCACCATCCTGCGTTCGAGACTGCTTGAGGAGAAGCGCGAGGAGGAGGCTCAGAAATACGCCGCCCACCGTAAGAGCCAGATCGGCTCCGGGGGACGCGAGGAGAAGATCCGTACCTACAACTTCCCGCAAAACCGACTCACTGAGCACCGCATCGGAGTGACCCTCTACAATCTCGACCGCTTTATGGAGGGAGAGATCGCCGACCTGATCGCCGCCATCGGGGCCGCCGACACCCAGCAGCGTCTGGAAGCATCGGCAGCATCGGACTCCCAGTAG